The proteins below come from a single Aegilops tauschii subsp. strangulata cultivar AL8/78 chromosome 6, Aet v6.0, whole genome shotgun sequence genomic window:
- the LOC109777882 gene encoding probable FBD-associated F-box protein At1g32375, whose translation MEKEEAAAARPARNEQESHGTAWKRARSGDCDVNSGDLISHLADALLGTIISLLPTKDGGRTQILSRRWRHLWRSAPLSLEVLAFLPVPVFDRYAVPTTAVSKIISQHPGPARRFSFLFLGAGDLYAEVESWFDSRALANLQELDIGYEYLLASKGKYQLPQSTFRSASTLLVAKIRNCGFSDTVPLSFNFPLLKELSLHYVSFSGAFQSLLSGCHALESLYMLQVHATAGCLRVCSPTLRSIGFRDNSGEKTELVLEDAPRLERLLLPYCHRNDCVTIRVIRAPKLKILGPFSADSCKFRIFQGMSPVSSANSIHTVKVLALTCSSLQLDAVLGVLRWFPCLEKLYVSFHEYYQTHKKFEPQGDPLYPIECLQTHLKKVMLTLYMSYEKQVHLARFFVLNAKVLKKIEFLVWNDYSDELVAHQHSLLQVKNRASRDAQFEFRNSLFFIDKHVEDHIHDLSVADPFRQP comes from the exons ATGGAGAAggaggaggcagcggcggcgagaCCCGCTCGCAACGAACAGGAATCCCATGGAACCGCGTGGAAGCGGGCGCGGAGTGGCGACTGCGACGTGAACTCCGGCGATCTCATCAGCCACCTTGCTGACGCCCTCCTCGGAaccatcatctccctcctcccaaccAAAGATGGCGGTCGCACGCAGATCCTCTCCCGCCGATGGCGCCACCTGTGGCGCTCCGCGCCTCTCAGCCTCGAGGTCCTCGCCTTCCTCCCTGTCCCGGTCTTCGATCGCTACGCCGTCCCCACCACCGCTGTCTCCAAGATAATATCCCAACACCCTGGCCCCGCCCGCCgattctccttcctcttcctcgGGGCCGGCGATCTCTACGCGGAGGTGGAGAGCTGGTTCGACTCCCGGGCCCTCGCCAACCTCCAGGAGCTCGATATCGGCTATGAGTACCTCTTGGCATCCAAGGGCAAATATCAGTTGCCGCAATCCACGTTCCGCTCGGCATCCACCCTCCTCGTTGCCAAGATCAGGAACTGCGGTTTCTCTGACACAGTCCCACTGTCCTTCAATTTCCCTCTCCTCAAGGAGCTCTCGTTGCATTATGTTTCCTTCTCCGGGGCGTTCCAGAGCTTGCTCTCGGGCTGCCATGCCTTGGAAAGCTTATACATGCTCCAAGTTCATGCTACAGCTGGTTGCCTCCGTGTTTGCTCGCCAACTCTTAGAAGCATTGGCTTTCGTGATAACTCTGGTGAAAAAACAGAATTGGTCCTCGAGGATGCTCCTCGCCTTGAAAGGTTATTATTGCCGTATTGTCACCGGAATGATTGCGTTACTATCCGGGTTATTAGGGCACCTAAGCTGAAGATATTGGGGCCTTTCTCAGCAGACTCGTGCAAATTCCGGATCTTTCAG GGAATGAGCCCCGTCAGCTCGGCAAACTCGATACACACCGTGAAGGTTTTGGCCCTCACGTGTTCTTCTCTTCAATTGGATGCAGTTCTTGGCGTCCTCAGGTGGTTCCCATGTTTGGAAAAGCTCTACGTCAGT TTTCACGAATACTATCAGACACATAAGAAATTTGAGCCTCAGGGTGACCCACTATATCCAATTGAATGCCTTCAGACCCATCTAAAGAAAGTGATGTTGACGTTATACATGAGCTATGAGAAACAGGTTCACTTGGCCAGATTCTTTGTTCTGAATGCAAAAGTGCTAAAGAAAATTGAGTTTCTTGTATGGAACGACTACAGTGATGAATTGGTGGCTCACCAGCACAGCCTGCTCCAAGTCAAAAACAGAGCTTCTCGAGATGCTCAATTTGAATTCAGGAATTCTCTGTTTTTTATTGACAAACATGTAGAGGACCATATCCATGATTtgtcagtggctgaccccttcaGACAGCCATAG